A single window of Candidatus Neptunochlamydia vexilliferae DNA harbors:
- a CDS encoding Dps family protein: protein MEKDTLSVNTAIEKRDEISELLYPLLASTYALYLKTQHCHWNVVGPQFYSFHLLFQSQYEELAEAIDEMAERIRALGSFPEGSFDTFSKASFIPEADKPLSAMEMIQALLEGHEALIQYMRKHLPFIEGEGDGATADFLNKRLVIHEKTAWTLRSTIL, encoded by the coding sequence CCATTGAGAAGCGGGATGAAATCTCTGAGCTTCTCTATCCCCTTCTTGCAAGCACCTACGCCCTCTACCTCAAAACGCAACACTGCCACTGGAATGTTGTGGGACCTCAGTTCTACTCTTTCCATCTCCTCTTCCAGAGCCAGTATGAAGAGCTTGCTGAGGCGATCGATGAGATGGCTGAGCGGATCCGCGCTCTTGGCTCTTTCCCTGAGGGCTCTTTCGACACCTTTTCCAAGGCGAGCTTTATCCCGGAGGCCGACAAGCCCCTTTCGGCGATGGAGATGATCCAGGCCCTCCTCGAGGGGCATGAGGCGCTCATCCAATATATGCGGAAACACCTCCCCTTCATCGAAGGGGAGGGGGATGGAGCAACCGCCGATTTTCTCAATAAAAGACTTGTCATCCACGAGAAAACGGCCTGGACTCTCCGCTCAACAATTCTCTAA
- a CDS encoding MgtC/SapB family protein — MENFDVELIMAAHLLLAAVLGALIGLERERHVGLAGIRTHAAVALGACLFGFISMNISPATFEGTVGGTADPSRVAAQIVSGIGFLGAGVILRDKGHIRGLTTAATLWATASIGLAIANKMYILATGGTIIVLALLSLYRLPGWTKWKERIRSKHIYEED, encoded by the coding sequence ATGGAAAACTTTGATGTTGAACTGATCATGGCCGCCCACCTCCTTTTGGCGGCTGTCTTAGGAGCTCTGATTGGGCTAGAGCGAGAGCGTCATGTGGGGCTGGCTGGGATCCGGACCCATGCAGCAGTGGCCCTGGGGGCTTGTCTTTTTGGCTTTATTTCGATGAATATCTCCCCTGCTACCTTTGAGGGAACGGTAGGTGGAACCGCAGACCCCTCGCGAGTCGCTGCTCAGATCGTGAGCGGGATTGGTTTCTTGGGCGCTGGTGTCATCTTGCGAGACAAGGGGCATATTCGGGGGCTGACTACGGCGGCAACCCTTTGGGCAACGGCCTCGATTGGTCTTGCTATTGCGAACAAGATGTACATTTTAGCGACGGGGGGAACGATCATTGTCCTTGCCCTTCTATCGCTTTACCGCCTTCCTGGCTGGACGAAGTGGAAAGAGCGTATCCGTAGCAAGCATATTTATGAAGAAGATTAG
- the nusB gene encoding transcription antitermination factor NusB: protein MVASQRKFREIVFQTLYSRDLNEEADAKVLSSFLDQFVVTRKVLHQAYAKVEKIFSDLEAIDALISKFSKDYDFKRISRVERNILRLGVYELKMEGEIPPKVAIAEAIRLSRKFGTPEGGAFVNAVLDAIFQSEEAPCLSKPVLNPTSP, encoded by the coding sequence ATGGTAGCTTCTCAAAGAAAATTTAGAGAGATCGTCTTTCAAACCCTCTACAGTCGGGACCTCAACGAGGAGGCCGACGCAAAGGTCCTTTCCTCTTTTTTGGACCAGTTTGTGGTGACCCGCAAGGTTCTCCATCAAGCTTATGCCAAGGTGGAAAAGATTTTTAGTGACCTAGAGGCGATTGATGCCTTGATTTCTAAATTTTCAAAAGATTATGATTTTAAAAGGATCTCTCGCGTTGAGCGGAACATCCTTCGGCTAGGCGTTTATGAGCTCAAGATGGAAGGGGAGATCCCCCCAAAAGTCGCGATTGCAGAGGCGATTCGGCTCAGCCGAAAGTTTGGAACTCCTGAGGGAGGAGCCTTTGTCAACGCTGTTTTAGATGCGATTTTTCAATCAGAGGAAGCTCCATGTCTATCGAAGCCCGTCTTGAACCCAACAAGCCCCTAA
- the murB gene encoding UDP-N-acetylmuramate dehydrogenase: protein MSIEARLEPNKPLKELSTFGIGGPARLFITIETLDEMIALRKYINREKIPYWVVGKGSNSLFDDRGFDGLVILNKIDFIEMEEGSLYVGAGYSFSLLGAQTARKGWGGLEFASGIPGSVGGAIYMNAGAGGAEACDVLTSVGWIDVEGNFIETPRKELTFSYRTSPFQKKEAMIVSGRFQLEKVEGARKKQLEIIAYRTGTQPYGDKSAGCIFRNPKEKGAGALIEACGLKGKRIGGAEVSPMHANFIVNRGDATAADVLELARFIQEEVRQKTGHNLQMEVRKVPHDV, encoded by the coding sequence ATGTCTATCGAAGCCCGTCTTGAACCCAACAAGCCCCTAAAGGAGCTTTCCACCTTTGGGATTGGGGGACCGGCCCGCCTCTTCATTACCATTGAGACACTCGATGAGATGATCGCTCTGCGCAAATACATTAACCGAGAAAAGATTCCTTACTGGGTCGTTGGCAAAGGGTCCAACTCCCTTTTCGATGACCGGGGTTTTGATGGACTGGTCATTTTAAATAAGATCGACTTTATCGAAATGGAAGAGGGGAGTCTCTACGTAGGGGCAGGCTATTCTTTTTCCTTGCTGGGAGCGCAAACAGCCCGCAAAGGGTGGGGAGGACTCGAGTTTGCTTCGGGCATTCCAGGAAGCGTTGGAGGGGCGATCTATATGAATGCGGGCGCTGGAGGGGCTGAAGCATGTGACGTTTTGACAAGCGTTGGTTGGATCGACGTGGAAGGCAATTTTATCGAAACGCCACGCAAAGAGTTGACCTTTTCTTACCGCACCTCTCCCTTCCAAAAAAAGGAAGCAATGATCGTTTCGGGGCGGTTTCAGCTTGAAAAGGTGGAAGGTGCGCGGAAGAAACAGCTTGAGATTATTGCTTACCGCACCGGAACGCAGCCCTATGGCGACAAAAGCGCTGGGTGCATCTTCCGCAACCCGAAAGAAAAAGGGGCAGGAGCCTTGATCGAAGCATGTGGTCTTAAAGGAAAACGGATCGGCGGAGCCGAGGTTTCCCCCATGCACGCCAACTTCATTGTTAATCGGGGCGATGCGACAGCTGCTGATGTCTTGGAACTTGCTCGATTTATTCAAGAGGAAGTGCGACAAAAAACAGGTCATAACTTACAAATGGAGGTGAGAAAAGTTCCCCATGATGTCTGA
- a CDS encoding PHP domain-containing protein produces the protein MMSDPQYSLEKLHHLFGPSTLFKSRLVSWTMLSIFRKRWNQKSGGTFSEESLRSDARFDLHCHSTCSDGTCTPLELLELAKERELSGIAITDHDTLDAYTEELFAQAQELEVKLYVGVEFSTRHQGYPVHLLGYGLQKTPEILAFCQEHQERRLQRNRAILEKLSRLSMVIDEKELGDPSDRTIGRPHIAERLMAKGYVQSIREAFDRFLGEGKPCFEAGCSFGVEETITKIHAAGGKAFIAHPYLVKKSGILKELLEMPFDGIECYYSLFHNGQEKKWLKIAEEKGWLISGGSDFHGSVKPHVQLGCSWVPEEDVLKIFGER, from the coding sequence ATGATGTCTGATCCCCAATATTCTTTAGAAAAATTGCACCATCTTTTCGGCCCCAGCACTCTCTTCAAATCTCGCCTTGTCTCTTGGACAATGCTCTCGATTTTTCGAAAGCGCTGGAACCAAAAATCTGGAGGCACTTTTTCTGAAGAATCTTTGCGATCAGACGCCCGTTTTGATCTCCATTGCCACTCGACATGCTCTGATGGGACATGTACCCCTCTTGAGCTCCTTGAGCTTGCCAAAGAAAGGGAGCTCAGCGGCATTGCGATTACCGATCACGATACCCTCGATGCCTACACCGAGGAGCTTTTTGCTCAGGCCCAAGAGCTTGAGGTGAAACTCTATGTGGGGGTGGAGTTTTCAACCCGCCACCAAGGCTATCCCGTCCATCTCCTTGGCTACGGTCTTCAAAAAACCCCCGAGATCTTAGCCTTTTGTCAGGAGCACCAAGAGAGACGTCTTCAAAGAAACCGGGCTATTTTAGAAAAGCTGAGCCGTCTTTCGATGGTGATCGACGAAAAGGAACTGGGCGATCCAAGCGATCGGACGATCGGGCGTCCCCATATCGCAGAGCGTTTAATGGCAAAGGGGTATGTCCAGTCGATCCGAGAGGCCTTTGACCGGTTTTTAGGGGAGGGGAAACCCTGTTTTGAAGCTGGCTGCTCTTTTGGGGTCGAAGAGACGATTACTAAGATCCATGCGGCAGGAGGAAAGGCCTTTATTGCCCACCCTTACCTCGTTAAAAAGAGTGGTATTTTAAAAGAGCTTCTCGAGATGCCTTTCGATGGGATCGAGTGTTACTATAGCCTGTTCCATAATGGGCAAGAAAAAAAGTGGCTCAAGATCGCTGAAGAAAAGGGATGGCTCATCAGTGGCGGTTCCGACTTTCATGGAAGCGTTAAGCCCCATGTACAGTTAGGGTGCTCATGGGTCCCTGAAGAAGATGTCCTCAAAATCTTTGGAGAAAGATGA
- a CDS encoding bifunctional folylpolyglutamate synthase/dihydrofolate synthase, with protein MNSYDELFSLKGPQERRKDLSGILAAAKKLGHPERKFPTVHVGGTNGKGTVCFKLAEVLKDNGYRVGLFTSPHLFTYRERIQINGKMIPEEEVFGRLSKILPLAEEPTFFDVTTLLAFDYFADEEIDVAVIEVGIGGRLDATNIVTPILSIITSIGYDHMAILGETLEEIATEKGGIIREGIPVIVGETAALPPILEKATDLTIARNNSTDIVRRALKKLPFSIDVGEGIRRRPPCRYEKRGDVIFDVAHNPTAFERLFKTVQREYPGKKIHLLLGLSKDKDVEDCLEVIERYTDHIALLPVEHPRLLPHEAFRIGTPLTAEKALTHAKQENAVAVVTGSFYIMSSLKPLRESLGLLP; from the coding sequence ATGAACAGCTACGACGAACTCTTTTCCCTAAAAGGTCCCCAAGAGCGACGAAAAGATCTTTCTGGAATCCTTGCTGCTGCTAAAAAACTGGGCCATCCCGAGCGAAAATTTCCCACTGTCCATGTCGGGGGAACCAATGGAAAGGGGACCGTCTGTTTCAAACTTGCTGAGGTCCTAAAAGATAATGGGTATCGGGTGGGGCTTTTCACCTCGCCTCACCTTTTTACCTATCGAGAGAGGATCCAAATCAATGGGAAAATGATCCCCGAAGAGGAGGTGTTTGGCCGTCTTAGCAAGATCTTACCGTTAGCTGAAGAGCCCACATTTTTTGATGTAACAACCCTTCTAGCTTTCGATTACTTTGCCGATGAAGAGATCGATGTGGCTGTCATTGAGGTGGGGATTGGGGGGCGTCTTGATGCCACCAATATTGTCACCCCGATCCTTTCGATCATCACCTCGATTGGCTACGACCACATGGCGATTCTTGGCGAAACCCTGGAAGAAATCGCCACAGAAAAAGGGGGGATTATCCGAGAGGGGATTCCCGTTATTGTGGGAGAGACAGCAGCCCTTCCCCCTATCTTAGAAAAAGCCACCGACCTGACCATTGCAAGGAACAACTCAACCGATATCGTCAGGAGAGCCCTTAAAAAGCTCCCCTTTAGTATTGATGTGGGAGAGGGGATCCGAAGACGTCCTCCCTGCCGGTATGAAAAGCGGGGCGATGTCATCTTTGATGTGGCCCATAACCCGACCGCTTTTGAACGTCTCTTTAAAACCGTTCAAAGGGAGTATCCCGGGAAAAAGATCCATCTCCTTTTAGGGCTATCAAAGGATAAAGATGTCGAGGATTGTTTAGAGGTGATCGAGCGATACACCGACCACATTGCCCTTTTGCCGGTCGAGCATCCCCGCCTCCTTCCCCATGAAGCCTTTAGAATAGGGACACCACTGACTGCAGAAAAGGCCCTTACTCATGCTAAGCAAGAAAACGCAGTCGCGGTTGTGACCGGCTCTTTTTACATCATGAGTAGCTTGAAGCCTCTTCGAGAATCTCTAGGGCTTCTTCCTTAG
- a CDS encoding class I SAM-dependent methyltransferase, which produces MTLHQDRFSFQGQIWKQHLKPGDRAIDATCGNGHDTLFLSGMGLSHLYVFDIQKKALEETKKRVGEENISYHLECHSTFPGVEENIELIVYNLGYLPGGDKSITTRVNTTLKSVSKGLTLLSRGGLMTLTLYPGHTEGKREKEALLEFAKTFPKESFEVSHKTWGEKMTAPSMLLIQKAL; this is translated from the coding sequence ATGACTCTACACCAAGACCGTTTTTCTTTTCAAGGGCAGATTTGGAAACAGCACCTCAAGCCAGGTGATCGGGCAATCGATGCCACCTGCGGTAACGGGCATGACACCCTTTTTTTGAGTGGGATGGGCCTTTCCCATCTTTATGTTTTCGACATCCAAAAAAAGGCGCTCGAAGAGACAAAAAAAAGGGTGGGTGAGGAAAATATTTCCTACCACTTGGAATGCCACTCAACCTTCCCTGGGGTTGAGGAAAATATTGAATTGATCGTCTACAACCTCGGCTACCTCCCCGGTGGGGACAAATCCATTACCACCCGAGTCAATACCACCCTCAAAAGTGTCTCAAAAGGGCTTACGCTCCTCTCTAGGGGAGGACTCATGACCCTCACCCTCTACCCCGGTCACACGGAAGGAAAACGGGAGAAAGAGGCTCTTTTGGAGTTTGCAAAAACTTTTCCCAAAGAGAGTTTTGAAGTTTCTCACAAAACTTGGGGGGAAAAGATGACTGCTCCCTCGATGCTTTTGATTCAAAAGGCATTGTAA
- the infC gene encoding translation initiation factor IF-3, with protein sequence MRTNKEIRAPKLRLIGKDGKQIGVVTNSDAQKQAQQAGLDLVEISPNAVPPVCKIIDYGKFRYQMTKKERESKKAQHQAKLKEVKVKPNIDEHDLQVKIKRAREFIEKGNKVRVTCMFRGREMARVGLGQAVVSRIVEELSDIAQTESPPRQMGRNYSLVLAPVGKKKN encoded by the coding sequence TTGAGAACTAACAAAGAAATCCGGGCGCCAAAGCTGCGACTGATCGGAAAAGATGGAAAGCAAATCGGTGTTGTGACCAACTCTGATGCCCAGAAGCAGGCTCAGCAAGCAGGGCTTGACCTTGTGGAGATTTCTCCCAATGCCGTCCCGCCCGTTTGTAAGATCATTGACTATGGGAAATTCCGCTACCAAATGACGAAAAAGGAGCGGGAGAGTAAGAAAGCGCAACACCAGGCGAAGCTCAAAGAGGTCAAGGTCAAGCCCAACATCGATGAACATGACTTGCAAGTAAAGATCAAGCGAGCAAGAGAATTTATCGAAAAGGGAAATAAGGTTCGCGTGACCTGTATGTTCCGTGGGCGAGAAATGGCCCGCGTGGGGTTAGGGCAAGCTGTTGTAAGCCGTATTGTGGAAGAGCTCAGTGACATTGCGCAAACCGAATCGCCTCCTAGACAAATGGGGCGTAACTACAGCCTCGTTCTTGCCCCCGTAGGCAAAAAGAAAAACTAA
- the rpmI gene encoding 50S ribosomal protein L35 — MTKMKTKKAIRNRFKKTGTGKIMRTKQGRRHILTKKTSKKKRQLKKQTVMSESYAKKYKRLACM; from the coding sequence GTGACGAAAATGAAAACAAAAAAAGCGATACGGAATCGCTTTAAGAAAACAGGAACCGGAAAGATCATGCGGACCAAGCAGGGACGGAGACACATTCTGACCAAGAAGACTTCGAAGAAGAAGCGGCAGCTGAAGAAGCAGACCGTAATGAGCGAGTCTTACGCTAAGAAATACAAGCGTCTTGCTTGCATGTAA
- the rplT gene encoding 50S ribosomal protein L20 translates to MVRARNTVASRKRRKRLLKRAKGFSGDRKNHVRLSSDAVMKALAFSTMHRKKKKGDFRRLWITRIGVAAKAQGISYSRLINGLTKAGCQINRKMLSDIAIRDPQSFAAFADTAKQALAS, encoded by the coding sequence ATGGTAAGAGCAAGAAATACAGTTGCTTCAAGAAAGCGGCGCAAAAGACTACTTAAGCGAGCGAAAGGGTTTAGTGGAGATCGGAAGAACCACGTCCGCCTCAGCTCAGATGCGGTGATGAAGGCGCTAGCCTTTAGCACAATGCACCGGAAGAAGAAGAAAGGGGACTTCCGTCGCCTTTGGATTACCCGGATTGGGGTTGCAGCAAAAGCGCAGGGGATTTCCTACAGTCGCCTGATCAATGGACTGACCAAAGCAGGATGTCAGATCAACAGGAAGATGCTTTCGGACATCGCGATCCGCGATCCCCAGAGCTTCGCCGCTTTCGCTGACACTGCCAAGCAAGCACTAGCGTCGTGA
- the pheS gene encoding phenylalanine--tRNA ligase subunit alpha, with product MKERIEDLRQSFKSEIEEIDKVRDLEALRIKYLGKKSPIQALMQDLRSCSQEERPEMGKLINTLKQEVSLEIDAHHQTLKEKELSLRLTQEKVDVTLPGRRPFLGKEHPLSQMEDEVIDILIGMGFSVQECPEIESEYYNYGGLNYPPDHPARDMQDTFYITPDILLRSHTTSIQQHMMENSTPPIRILAAGKCYRNETITARSHVFFHQIDTLYIDKGVTFADLLATKEEFYAKVFKRKIELRVRPSYFPFVEPGMEVDIKCTACGGSGCQLCKHTGWLEVAGAGMVHPNVLKAGGIDPEVYSGYAWGGGIERLFMLRHGISDIRLFTENDTRFLSQFA from the coding sequence GTGAAAGAGCGGATCGAAGACCTTAGACAGTCATTCAAAAGTGAAATCGAAGAGATAGATAAGGTCAGAGATCTCGAAGCGCTCCGCATTAAATATCTTGGGAAGAAAAGTCCCATCCAAGCCCTTATGCAAGATCTCAGGAGCTGCTCTCAAGAAGAGCGTCCTGAGATGGGCAAGCTGATCAATACCCTCAAGCAAGAGGTCTCTCTAGAGATCGACGCCCACCACCAGACCCTTAAAGAGAAAGAGCTTTCCCTCCGTCTCACCCAGGAGAAAGTGGACGTCACTCTTCCAGGGCGTCGCCCTTTCCTCGGGAAGGAGCATCCCTTATCCCAAATGGAAGACGAAGTGATCGACATCCTCATCGGCATGGGGTTTTCGGTCCAAGAGTGTCCCGAGATCGAGTCTGAGTACTATAACTATGGGGGGCTTAACTATCCTCCCGACCATCCCGCACGCGACATGCAGGACACCTTTTACATTACCCCTGATATCCTCCTCCGCTCTCACACCACCTCGATTCAGCAACACATGATGGAAAACAGCACGCCCCCGATCCGGATCCTTGCAGCCGGCAAATGTTACCGGAACGAGACCATTACCGCCCGCTCACATGTTTTCTTCCACCAAATCGACACCCTCTACATCGACAAAGGGGTGACCTTTGCCGATCTTCTTGCCACCAAAGAAGAGTTTTATGCCAAGGTCTTCAAGCGGAAGATTGAGCTACGGGTTCGTCCCAGCTATTTTCCTTTCGTTGAGCCCGGCATGGAAGTGGACATTAAGTGTACCGCGTGCGGCGGAAGTGGCTGCCAACTCTGCAAACACACTGGTTGGCTCGAAGTTGCAGGAGCGGGGATGGTCCACCCCAACGTCCTCAAAGCAGGGGGAATCGATCCCGAAGTCTACTCCGGCTACGCCTGGGGTGGGGGAATCGAGCGTCTCTTCATGCTCCGACATGGCATCAGTGACATCCGCCTCTTCACCGAAAACGATACCCGTTTTCTCTCTCAATTTGCATAA
- a CDS encoding ion channel, whose product MKGFFDRYYQKCMKIGGGHFNLLLISLILLFIFRPYDRGTLYLAIWQLFLFAVFVAATLNCNHSKKTKIVASCIAVPALVFQWLNLIFNTKILALPFLFLTIVFVFIITGSIIKRVVLNARVKMETLIGVVCAYFMVAFGFSFAYFFVDLITPGSFYFANIDPTLITHSHYLSEMMYFSFVTLLCIGYGDILAIKDVAQTCAILEGIIGQFYIAILVSRLVAVYSFFEHKLHLVAHNPKDR is encoded by the coding sequence ATGAAAGGATTTTTCGACCGGTATTACCAAAAGTGTATGAAGATTGGCGGAGGCCACTTTAACCTCCTTCTGATCTCTCTTATTCTCCTCTTTATCTTCCGCCCCTACGACCGGGGAACCCTCTATCTCGCTATCTGGCAGCTCTTTTTGTTTGCTGTTTTCGTTGCCGCCACCCTCAACTGCAACCACTCGAAGAAAACCAAGATCGTTGCCAGCTGTATCGCCGTTCCCGCCCTTGTCTTTCAATGGCTTAACCTGATCTTCAACACAAAAATCCTCGCCCTCCCCTTTCTTTTTCTCACCATTGTCTTTGTCTTTATCATCACCGGCTCGATCATTAAGCGAGTGGTTCTCAATGCCCGGGTGAAGATGGAGACCCTCATCGGCGTTGTCTGCGCCTACTTTATGGTCGCTTTCGGGTTTTCCTTTGCCTACTTCTTTGTCGATCTGATTACCCCTGGCTCCTTTTACTTCGCCAATATCGACCCCACCCTGATCACCCATAGCCACTATCTCTCTGAGATGATGTACTTTAGCTTTGTGACCCTTCTCTGCATTGGGTATGGGGATATCTTAGCGATCAAAGATGTGGCTCAGACCTGCGCGATTCTAGAGGGGATCATCGGGCAATTCTACATTGCGATCCTCGTCTCCCGCCTTGTGGCGGTTTACTCCTTCTTTGAGCACAAGTTGCACTTAGTGGCGCATAACCCTAAGGACCGGTAA